The Comamonas testosteroni genome contains the following window.
ACCACGGATGACAACGCGCCAGCCGGCGCACCGTCAGATAAGAGCCTACCGCAGCGCCGTGTTGCTCCAGCGCTTGAAGGGAATAGGCCGAGCAGGTCGGCTCGAAGCGACAGGCCGAGCCCAGCCAGGGACTGAGCAGCAGCCTGTAGCCACGCACTACAGCCATGAGCAGTCGCTGCATCATGGCTGGTTCTCCGGCTGATTAGCTATTGAATCAGTAGCTTCTTGCGCTCTACCATCAGTGGCCTGAGGTGAATTTTTCTTCAAATCCACCTCCGCCTCAGCGGCCTGACGGGCCTGCGTCAGGCGGCGCGCCCCGGTCGCAAAAAGCTGTTGCAGTTCCTTGCGGACCGCTGCCTTGAGCTGATCAGAAGTTGCACTGACGAATTGCTTACGGTCAAACCCCGAGCGCAGGCGCACCACATGGGAAGCACACAGCAGGGCGTCTTCGTAATCCGAGGACACCGCATAGATCTGGCGCTTGATGGTGTGGCGCGTGACCGAGCGGCGTGCCCAGCGCTTGGGCACCATGGCACCCAGCCAGGCCTGCTTGCGCACGGCGCCAATGCCAAACAGGGC
Protein-coding sequences here:
- a CDS encoding ribonuclease P protein component, with product MQRLKTRPQFQATMSAGTIARTPHFALHRMELVAEVHDMVANPRTGPGSDDPQALFGIGAVRKQAWLGAMVPKRWARRSVTRHTIKRQIYAVSSDYEDALLCASHVVRLRSGFDRKQFVSATSDQLKAAVRKELQQLFATGARRLTQARQAAEAEVDLKKNSPQATDGRAQEATDSIANQPENQP
- the yidD gene encoding membrane protein insertion efficiency factor YidD, which produces MMQRLLMAVVRGYRLLLSPWLGSACRFEPTCSAYSLQALEQHGAAVGSYLTVRRLARCHPWCDGGHDPVPQQKPRLFSFLDDASDSSATTQPSSPKKSS